One window from the genome of Lathamus discolor isolate bLatDis1 chromosome 8, bLatDis1.hap1, whole genome shotgun sequence encodes:
- the ARRDC4 gene encoding arrestin domain-containing protein 4 — MAAAGPGQGPGAGGAVKTLALVLEDEARRGSGGGYCSGDTVSGQVLLELAGPLPLRGLRLEAAGRARVAWSESSGAVPGAGTWGVAVRAPGPGPRREAEVRYLDIRQSLLRDPPEGEESLVLLDGRHEFPFSFQLPQEPLVTSFTGKYGSIEYYVKAILERPAAPDQSVQAELQVISHIDVSSPALLTPVLRSQEKMVGCWFFTSGPVSLSAKIERKGYCNGEAIPIYAEIENCSSRLIVPKAAIFQTQTYLASGKTKTFRQMVANVRGNHIASGSTDTWNGKTLKIPPVSPSILDCCIIRVEYSLAVYIHIPGAKKLMIEMPLVIGTIPCIGFSSRNSSITSQFSMDMSWLALTMPEHPEAPPNYADVVSEEEFSRHVPAYPPPIDCEEQLCCPVFAYIQEFRFQPPPLYSEIDPHPTDVEEIQPVSFML, encoded by the exons ATGGCGGCGGCCGGGCCAGGCCAGGGCCCCGGGGCCGGCGGGGCGGTGAAGACGCTGGCCCTGGTGCTGGAGGACGAGGCCCGgcggggcagcggcggcggctaCTGCAGCGGGGACACGGTGTCCGGgcaggtgctgctggagctggcggGCCCGCTGCCGCTCCGCGGGCTGCGCCTGGAGGCCGCGGGCCGGGCTCGCGTCGCTTGGAGCGAGAGCTCAGGCGCCGTCCCCGGGGCGGGAACCTGGGGGGTGGCGGTGAGGGCGCCGGGCCCGGGGCCGCGGCGGGAGGCGGAGGTGCGGTACCTGGACATCCGGCAGAGCCTCCTGCGGGACCCACCCGAAG GTGAGGAAAGCTTAGTTCTTCTCGATGGAAGACATGAATTTCCGTTCAGCTTTCAACTCCCTCAAGA ACCTCTGGTGACCTCTTTTACTGGGAAGTATGGCAGTATTGAGTACTATGTGAAAGCAATACTGGAGAGGCCTGCAGCACCTGACCAGAGCGTGCAGGCAGAGCTTCAGGTCATCAGCCATATCGACGTCAGCTCACCAGCTTTATTG ACACCTGTTCTAAGAAGTCAGGAGAAGATGGTTGGCTGTTGGTTTTTCACTTCTGGCCCAGTGTCTCTCAGTGCCAAAATTGAGAGGAAGGGATACTGTAATG GGGAAGCCATTCCAATCTATGCAGAAATCGAGAACTGTTCCTCTCGTTTGATTGTTCCAAAAGCTGCCATTTTCCAAACACAAACTTACCTGGCCAGTGGGAAGACAAAAACCTTCCGTCAGATGGTTGCCAATGTCCGAGGAAACCACATTGCCTCTGGGAGTACAGATACCTGGAATGGGAAAACTCTGAAAATCCCACCTGTATCCCCCTCTATACTTGACTGCTGTATTATTAGAGTAGAATATTCATTAGCT GTGTATATCCATATTCCTGGTGCTAAGAAATTGATGATTGAAATGCCTCTGGTGATTGGCACTATTCCATGTATTGGATTTTCAAGCAGAAACTCCAGCATTACCAGCCAGTTTAGTATGGATATGAGCTGGCTGGCATTGACCATGCCAGAACACCCTGAAG CACCACCAAATTATGCTGATGTAGTGTCTGAGGAAGAGTTCTCCAGACATGTTCCTGCTTATCCACCACCAATAGACTGTGAGGAACAATTGTgttgtcctgtctttgcttacATACAAGAGTTCCGGTTTCAGCCTCCACCTCTTTATTCTgag ATTGATCCACATCCAACTGATGTAGAAGAAATTCAGCCCGTTTCATTCATGCTCTGA